One window of Alkaliphilus metalliredigens QYMF genomic DNA carries:
- a CDS encoding tryptophanase: MIKYVAEPFKIKMVEPLRITTRSEREEKLKEANYNLFGIESDDVYIDLLTDSGTGAMSDAQWGGMMTGDESYAGARGYKRLQNTVKDIFKYKYCQPVHQGRAAEQVLLPSLLKKGQKCISNMHFDTTRGHVGLLGARAVDIVVPEARDTQTYVAFKGNMDVERLEAYINEVGAEEVGLIIMTITNNSAGGQPVSMANIRATKEIADKYGITMIIDAARYAENAYFIKQREEGYADVEIIDIVREMFSYADAFTMSAKKDAIVNMGGLIGIRDSEDLFTKVKGLTIPYEGFVTYGGLAGRDIEALCIGLYEGLDKNFLRYRIGQVEYIGAKLKEAGIPFQYPVGGHAVFLDAKGLLPHIPYFQFPGHALACELYLEAGIRSCDIGSYLLDLDPETGEQQEAEMEFTRLAIPRRVYTQAHFDVVIEALINIKKKASEIKGYEILWQPPVLRHFTAKLRPIE, encoded by the coding sequence TTAAAATGGTTGAGCCACTGAGAATTACAACAAGGTCAGAAAGGGAAGAGAAGCTAAAGGAAGCTAATTACAACCTTTTCGGCATTGAATCTGATGACGTGTACATTGATTTATTAACGGATAGCGGTACTGGTGCAATGAGTGATGCCCAGTGGGGAGGTATGATGACTGGTGATGAGTCTTATGCTGGGGCAAGAGGCTATAAGAGGCTTCAAAATACAGTCAAAGATATATTCAAGTATAAGTACTGCCAACCTGTACACCAGGGTAGAGCAGCGGAGCAGGTTTTACTTCCAAGCCTACTTAAAAAGGGTCAAAAATGCATATCAAATATGCACTTCGATACGACCAGAGGACATGTAGGCCTTCTTGGCGCAAGGGCAGTTGACATTGTGGTGCCTGAAGCAAGGGATACTCAAACATATGTGGCATTTAAAGGCAACATGGATGTTGAAAGATTAGAGGCTTATATCAACGAGGTTGGCGCAGAAGAGGTTGGACTTATCATTATGACGATCACCAACAACTCTGCAGGTGGTCAACCTGTTTCTATGGCAAACATTAGAGCGACAAAAGAAATTGCAGATAAATACGGCATTACTATGATAATCGATGCTGCCAGATATGCAGAAAATGCGTATTTCATTAAGCAAAGAGAAGAAGGTTATGCAGATGTTGAAATTATAGATATTGTTCGAGAAATGTTCAGCTATGCTGATGCTTTTACAATGAGTGCTAAAAAGGATGCTATCGTTAACATGGGTGGTCTTATCGGTATTAGAGACTCTGAAGATTTATTTACGAAGGTAAAGGGTCTGACAATTCCATATGAAGGCTTTGTAACCTATGGTGGTCTGGCAGGAAGAGATATAGAAGCTCTTTGTATAGGCCTGTATGAAGGCTTAGACAAGAACTTTCTACGATACAGAATTGGTCAGGTTGAATACATTGGTGCAAAGCTTAAGGAAGCAGGAATCCCCTTCCAATACCCTGTAGGTGGTCATGCGGTATTCCTAGATGCTAAAGGTTTATTGCCACATATTCCATACTTCCAGTTCCCAGGTCATGCTTTGGCTTGCGAGCTATACCTTGAAGCAGGTATTAGATCCTGCGATATCGGATCTTATCTTCTAGATCTAGACCCAGAGACCGGAGAGCAGCAGGAAGCAGAAATGGAGTTTACAAGACTGGCTATTCCAAGAAGAGTGTATACTCAAGCTCACTTTGATGTAGTCATTGAGGCTCTAATTAACATTAAGAAAAAAGCAAGTGAAATCAAGGGTTATGAGATATTGTGGCAACCACCTGTACTGAGACACTTCACAGCAAAACTAAGACCCATTGAATAA